A single window of Penaeus vannamei isolate JL-2024 chromosome 24, ASM4276789v1, whole genome shotgun sequence DNA harbors:
- the LOC113818653 gene encoding RNA/RNP complex-1-interacting phosphatase (The sequence of the model RefSeq protein was modified relative to this genomic sequence to represent the inferred CDS: added 108 bases not found in genome assembly) gives MGGSKGGGGKNGIPDRWKAYTNMGRQIPGTRFIAFKVPLKETLLIRLEDSSWFGPRTLMDHCVDLGLVIDLTNTTRYYDPKEFTDHGIQYAKVFTEGHKIPKDKVVKEFFKVVNTFLNRNKDNQKLIGVHCTHGLNRSGYMVCRYMIQELGIPPDQAIADFNSARGHEQERQNYLANLRRASWLQGTPSTPSTPSAVRKAASSDEERSDAETPTSAPPIRRWSGPQREAGDEGWAPWKGASPKTRYRSSPYSRQPSPHGARRYYDERYQGRVAPQYDPYFYQERGSGVGPHRSMPHWSRRQQQEQAAGVRGPPRQYRGPRPYRSPARREEEFLLKSEEPNTPNGALLATPPSRRDQSSSLPRTPYWPGAADGPRRRAFSPGAEDNVFSPVTPHRRSARWNPY, from the exons ATGGGAGGCAGCAAGGGCGGCGGTGGTAAGAACGGAATACCAGACAG ATGGAAGGCATACACTAATATGGGCAGACAGATTCCTGGGACAAGGTTTATTGCATTCAAGGTCCCCTTAAAAGAG ACTCTGTTGATTCGACTGGAGGATTCCTCATGGTTTGGCCCCCGCACGCTCATGGACCACTGTGTCGATCTTGGGCTTGTCATCGACCTCACCAACACAACTCGTTACTACGATCCCAAG GAGTTCACAGACCACGGCATCCAGTACGCCAAGGTGTTTACGGAAGGGCACAAGATCCCCAAGGACAAGGTCGTTAAGGA GTACATGATACAGGAGCTTGGGATACCTCCAGACCAGGCTATAGCAG ACTTCAACAGCGCGCGAGGCCACGAGCAGGAACGCCAGAACTACTTGGCCAACCTTCGGCGGGCATCCTGGCTTCAGGGCACGCCCTCaaccccttccacgccctccgCCGTCCGTAAGGCGGCGTCATCAGA CGAGGAAAGGAGCGACGCCGAGACCCCGACCTCCGCGCCCCCCATCCGAAGGTGGAGCGGCCCTCAGCGAGAGGCCGGCGACGAGGGCTGGGCGCCGTGGAAGGGCGCTTCTCCGAAGACCCGCTACCGTAGCTCCCCGTACTCGAGGCAGCCTTCGCCCCATGGCGCCCGCCGCTACTACGACGAGCGGTACCAGGGCCGTGTGGCGCCGCAGTACGATCCCTATTTCTACCAGGAGCGGGGTTCGGGCGTGGGCCCGCATCGCTCCATGCCCCACTGGTCGCGcaggcagcagcaggagcaggccGCCGGCGTCCGGGGCCCTCCTCGGCAATACCGCGGGCCGCGACCCTACCGGAGTCCCGCCAGGCGAGAGGAAGAGTTCCTGCTCAAGTCGGAAGAGCCGAACACCCCGAACGGCGCCCTCCTCGCGACGCCGCCCTCCCGACGTGACCAGAGCTCATCGCTGCCTCGCACGCCGTACTGGCCCGGCGCTGCCGACGGGCCGAGACGCCGCGCCTTCAGCCCCGGCGCAGAGGACAACGTGTTCAGCCCCGTGACTCCGCACAGGCGCTCGGCGAGATGGAATCCCTACTAA